Proteins co-encoded in one Metabacillus sp. KUDC1714 genomic window:
- the iolC gene encoding 5-dehydro-2-deoxygluconokinase, with product MKINFNAEKEFDIIAIGRACIDLNAVEYNRPMEETMTFSKYVGGSPANIAIGSSKLGLKAGFIGKISDDQHGRFIEKYMSDVGIDTSNFVVDKEGHKTGLAFTEIKSPEECSILMYRQDVADLYLAPSEVDEAYINKSKVLLVSGTALSKSPSREAILKAVNLAKKNDVKVIFELDYRPYSWESLEETAVYYSLVAEQADIVIGTRDEYDAMENSEIEGKNENTVNYLFKHSPELIVIKHGVEGSFAYTKSGEVFRGLAYKTNVLKTFGAGDSYASAFLCALITGKDIETALKYGSASASIVVSKHSSSEAMPTVEEIEQLIAKNETISIA from the coding sequence ATGAAAATTAATTTTAATGCTGAAAAAGAATTCGATATTATTGCAATTGGTCGAGCTTGTATAGATTTAAATGCAGTGGAATATAACCGCCCTATGGAAGAAACAATGACATTTTCAAAGTATGTCGGTGGTTCTCCAGCAAACATTGCAATTGGAAGTTCTAAGCTAGGTTTAAAAGCCGGATTTATCGGTAAAATTTCCGATGATCAACATGGACGTTTTATCGAGAAATATATGAGTGATGTTGGTATTGATACTTCTAACTTTGTGGTAGATAAAGAAGGGCATAAAACAGGTTTAGCATTTACAGAGATTAAAAGTCCAGAAGAGTGCAGCATTTTAATGTATCGACAAGATGTTGCAGATCTTTATTTGGCTCCATCTGAAGTGGATGAAGCGTACATTAATAAATCGAAGGTCTTGCTTGTCTCAGGTACGGCTTTGTCTAAAAGTCCTTCACGTGAAGCAATATTAAAAGCAGTAAATCTAGCGAAAAAGAATGATGTAAAAGTTATTTTTGAATTAGACTACCGTCCATACTCTTGGGAATCCCTTGAAGAAACAGCTGTTTATTATTCTTTAGTAGCAGAGCAAGCAGATATTGTCATTGGTACTCGTGATGAATACGATGCAATGGAAAATAGCGAAATAGAAGGTAAAAATGAGAATACAGTCAACTATTTGTTCAAACATTCTCCAGAGTTAATCGTCATTAAACATGGTGTAGAAGGTTCTTTTGCCTACACTAAATCTGGAGAGGTATTTAGAGGTCTAGCATACAAAACAAATGTATTGAAAACGTTTGGTGCTGGGGATTCATACGCATCAGCATTCCTATGTGCTTTAATAACAGGTAAAGATATTGAAACAGCTTTAAAATACGGCAGTGCATCAGCATCAATCGTAGTGAGTAAGCATAGCTCATCAGAAGCTATGCCAACAGTAGAAGAAATTGAACAATTAATTGCTAAAAACGAAACAATTTCAATAGCATAG